In the genome of Christensenella timonensis, one region contains:
- a CDS encoding cupin domain-containing protein — translation MTREEARLRALEYFDKAHIYLKEEERQNLEIADMGLDDLETYGIQIHVYVDTDRCSAKEMVLFPYQICPEQRHPPFGDYPGKEESFRVREGELYVYTEGEPVEKSKMKARIPAGKEDTFTVFHEIVLKKGDQYTMPPNTTHWICGGKDGCVVSEFATYNRDDLDIYTDPQVARMNGV, via the coding sequence ATGACACGGGAAGAAGCAAGGTTAAGGGCGCTGGAGTATTTCGACAAAGCGCACATCTACCTAAAGGAAGAGGAACGGCAGAATCTGGAGATCGCGGATATGGGGCTTGACGACCTGGAGACGTACGGGATACAGATACATGTCTATGTGGATACGGACAGGTGCAGCGCCAAAGAAATGGTACTGTTCCCTTACCAAATCTGTCCGGAGCAGCGCCATCCCCCGTTCGGAGATTATCCGGGCAAAGAAGAATCCTTCCGCGTAAGGGAGGGGGAGCTCTATGTCTATACAGAGGGCGAACCTGTAGAAAAGTCGAAAATGAAGGCCAGGATCCCGGCGGGGAAGGAAGACACGTTTACGGTTTTCCACGAGATCGTCTTAAAAAAAGGAGACCAGTACACGATGCCTCCTAATACGACACACTGGATATGCGGGGGCAAGGACGGCTGCGTGGTGAGCGAATTTGCCACCTACAACCGGGACGATCTGGATATCTATACGGATCCGCAGGTAGCGCGCATGAACGGCGTCTGA
- a CDS encoding DeoR/GlpR family DNA-binding transcription regulator: MFPAQRIAALKQIVREQKTVDIATLCSALNVSDVTVRKYLDQLEQEGFLKKMHGGAMLMEEESEIAFDTMPESDDMLEKEDIEQIASLAVSLIEDGDSIFIGQGNLCLALAKKLHAVSNLTVITNNINAVPDILPNVRKLFFIGGEVLVQNGNMYSCGTKAINQLEDIFVQKAFIGVDGIDMSIGVTVNDFELYEIIEKIVDISREVVVLAEHTKCDKIGLHKIANLDQFKIYVSDKRLDEKYKQYFFERDIKILTSYDI; encoded by the coding sequence GTGTTTCCAGCACAAAGAATTGCAGCATTAAAACAAATCGTACGGGAACAAAAGACGGTGGATATTGCGACACTGTGCTCGGCGCTCAACGTGAGCGATGTTACGGTACGGAAATATTTGGACCAGCTAGAGCAGGAGGGCTTCCTGAAAAAGATGCATGGCGGCGCCATGCTGATGGAAGAGGAAAGCGAAATCGCTTTCGATACGATGCCCGAATCTGACGATATGCTGGAAAAAGAGGATATTGAACAGATCGCCAGCCTTGCGGTATCGCTGATCGAGGATGGGGATTCCATTTTTATCGGACAGGGGAACCTGTGTCTGGCGCTGGCAAAAAAATTGCATGCCGTCAGCAACCTGACGGTGATCACCAATAATATCAATGCGGTGCCGGATATCTTGCCCAACGTAAGAAAACTTTTCTTTATCGGCGGGGAGGTGCTCGTCCAGAATGGGAACATGTATTCGTGCGGGACGAAAGCGATCAACCAGCTGGAAGATATCTTTGTGCAAAAGGCATTCATCGGCGTAGATGGGATCGATATGTCCATCGGCGTGACAGTCAACGATTTTGAGCTTTACGAGATCATCGAGAAGATCGTGGATATCTCGCGGGAAGTTGTGGTATTGGCAGAACACACGAAGTGTGATAAAATTGGGTTACATAAGATTGCAAATCTTGATCAATTCAAAATATATGTGTCAGATAAAAGGTTGGACGAAAAATACAAACAGTACTTTTTCGAAAGGGATATTAAAATCCTGACTTCTTATGATATTTAA
- a CDS encoding sugar ABC transporter ATP-binding protein — protein sequence MNDKIVEMKNISLTLDTNNVLSNADFYLKKGEVCSILGENGAGKSTLMKVLTGSYPRYTGDIRLDGQEEAVDSVVKAQKNGIRMIHQESQLINEFNVEQNIFSGNEICYPGLPFINKKLQRQKAREILDFLQTDIDINAPVQSLNIAQKKMVEIARSLVYSVKVLVLDEVTASFTSYDRQTLFEIIRKLKEEGIAVVFISHKIEEVLEIADRIVIMRDGKTVEDKPIENNSVYIDVDHILLEMAGDDYINRYPKTKAKIGNVVMKMHKVSNAQKTVMDASLYIREGEIVGIAGLVGAGKSSLAKLIAGVEPIEKGECYYKGKPMQTSKLDQFVKDGIIYLAEDCASNLILKQDVQYNMSLSSLDQFIHTALISHNKVQKNAKYYIDKLDLRKVSPHTTVQWLSRGTQQKVALSKWLKAQAQVMVLDEPSISLDIASKVELYNILNKISHTGKSIFMVSSDLTELIGMCDRIYVMFSGKIAAELDSKEANSVRILQYASGKM from the coding sequence TTGAACGATAAGATAGTAGAGATGAAAAACATCTCATTGACGCTGGATACCAATAACGTCTTGAGCAATGCTGATTTTTACCTGAAAAAGGGCGAAGTCTGCTCAATTTTGGGAGAAAACGGCGCCGGTAAATCCACCTTAATGAAAGTGCTCACGGGAAGTTATCCGCGCTATACGGGGGACATCCGCTTGGATGGACAGGAAGAAGCCGTTGACAGTGTTGTGAAGGCGCAGAAGAACGGGATCAGGATGATTCACCAGGAGTCCCAGTTGATCAATGAATTCAATGTAGAACAGAATATCTTTTCGGGCAATGAGATCTGTTATCCGGGCCTGCCGTTTATCAACAAAAAGCTGCAGCGCCAAAAAGCACGGGAGATCCTCGATTTCCTGCAGACGGATATCGATATCAACGCGCCGGTGCAGAGTTTGAACATCGCACAGAAAAAAATGGTCGAGATAGCCCGTTCCCTTGTCTACAGTGTAAAAGTGCTGGTGCTTGACGAGGTGACGGCCTCTTTTACGTCCTATGACAGGCAGACGCTTTTTGAGATCATCCGCAAGCTCAAGGAAGAGGGGATCGCGGTCGTCTTTATTTCGCACAAGATCGAGGAAGTGCTGGAAATCGCCGACCGGATCGTGATCATGCGCGACGGGAAAACGGTCGAGGACAAACCGATCGAGAATAATTCCGTTTATATCGACGTAGACCATATTCTTTTGGAAATGGCAGGGGACGATTACATCAACCGTTATCCCAAAACAAAGGCGAAGATCGGCAATGTGGTCATGAAGATGCATAAGGTGTCTAACGCGCAGAAAACGGTGATGGACGCGAGCCTGTATATCCGCGAGGGAGAGATCGTAGGGATCGCGGGGCTGGTGGGGGCGGGAAAGTCGAGCCTGGCCAAGCTCATCGCCGGCGTTGAGCCCATCGAGAAGGGCGAGTGTTATTATAAAGGAAAACCGATGCAGACCAGTAAGCTGGATCAATTCGTAAAGGACGGCATCATCTACTTAGCGGAGGACTGCGCGAGCAACCTGATCTTAAAGCAGGATGTACAGTACAATATGTCCCTGTCGTCGCTGGACCAGTTTATCCATACGGCGCTCATCAGCCACAACAAAGTCCAGAAAAATGCAAAGTATTATATCGACAAGCTTGACTTAAGGAAGGTGTCGCCGCATACGACGGTACAGTGGCTGTCGCGCGGGACGCAGCAAAAGGTTGCGCTGAGCAAATGGCTGAAAGCACAGGCGCAGGTGATGGTTTTGGACGAGCCGTCCATCAGCCTGGATATTGCCTCCAAGGTGGAGCTTTACAATATCCTGAATAAAATATCGCATACAGGCAAATCCATATTCATGGTGTCTTCCGATTTGACGGAGCTCATCGGGATGTGCGACCGCATCTATGTCATGTTCTCTGGCAAGATCGCCGCAGAGCTTGATTCCAAGGAAGCAAATTCCGTGCGCATCCTCCAATATGCATCAGGGAAAATGTAA
- a CDS encoding LacI family DNA-binding transcriptional regulator: MPASIKDVAKLAGVSQATVSNVRTGNKYVRPELVKRVNDAIEQLGYIPNPMASRLRGNRSFVVGVILPTFYHPFHAGILKGIQDVALGSEYLINVYATGSDLKREYDSLVRFLYSMPDGVILSSYANEQNDYGQECLDTIRELVSGKKKIPVISLERHLKIPGVESILSDYEQAAYDTVEYLIGLGHKKIAHISGPMARDVSIKRYQGYLRALKEHGIPFNPAYVREGLFTPESGYACTRDLMLKTDITAVFAANDETGIGAIKALKDLGRHIPQDVAVIGVDNIYAGTLIEPSLSTVDVPGYQMGRMAMSRMLEFTDDHQSPNYKKPTYLSTTIIPRKSTEAERETTWDLYDW, from the coding sequence ATGCCAGCAAGCATAAAAGATGTTGCAAAACTGGCCGGTGTCTCGCAAGCCACTGTTTCCAATGTACGCACCGGTAATAAATATGTAAGGCCGGAACTCGTGAAGCGCGTCAACGATGCCATCGAGCAGCTCGGTTATATCCCAAACCCCATGGCAAGCCGCCTGCGCGGGAACAGGTCTTTTGTCGTCGGCGTCATCCTGCCGACTTTTTACCATCCCTTCCATGCGGGCATCCTCAAAGGGATACAAGACGTTGCCCTCGGCAGCGAATACCTGATCAACGTATATGCAACGGGAAGCGACCTAAAGAGGGAATACGATTCGCTCGTGCGGTTTTTATACAGTATGCCGGACGGCGTCATCCTCTCCTCCTACGCCAATGAACAGAACGATTATGGCCAGGAATGCCTTGATACCATAAGGGAACTTGTCAGCGGCAAAAAAAAGATCCCTGTGATCAGCCTGGAACGCCATTTAAAGATTCCGGGCGTCGAATCGATCCTGTCCGACTACGAGCAGGCCGCCTATGATACGGTGGAATACCTGATCGGCCTGGGCCATAAAAAAATCGCCCACATTTCCGGCCCTATGGCGCGGGATGTGAGTATCAAGCGCTATCAGGGTTATTTGCGGGCCCTCAAAGAGCACGGCATCCCCTTTAACCCCGCCTATGTCCGCGAAGGCTTGTTTACCCCTGAAAGCGGATATGCGTGTACGCGCGACCTGATGCTCAAGACGGACATTACCGCAGTATTTGCCGCCAATGATGAAACAGGGATCGGCGCGATCAAGGCCCTGAAAGATCTCGGCCGCCATATCCCGCAGGACGTTGCGGTGATCGGCGTCGATAATATTTACGCAGGAACGCTCATCGAGCCATCCCTTTCCACTGTGGATGTGCCGGGATACCAGATGGGGCGGATGGCTATGTCGCGTATGCTTGAGTTTACCGACGACCACCAATCCCCCAACTATAAAAAGCCGACCTACCTGAGCACCACCATCATCCCGCGCAAATCAACGGAAGCCGAGCGGGAGACGACCTGGGACTTATACGACTGGTGA
- a CDS encoding GIY-YIG nuclease family protein: MNYVYILRCSDGTLYTGWTNNLTKRISLHNAGRGAKYTKARRPVSLFYFETFPTKAEAMRREVAIKRLPREQKLALAKDFSVLP; the protein is encoded by the coding sequence ATGAACTATGTATACATTCTTCGCTGTTCCGACGGTACGCTGTACACCGGATGGACGAATAACCTTACGAAGCGGATCAGCCTGCATAATGCCGGCAGAGGCGCCAAATATACCAAAGCGCGCCGCCCCGTCTCGCTGTTTTATTTTGAGACTTTCCCCACCAAAGCAGAAGCGATGCGGCGCGAAGTCGCCATCAAGCGTCTACCGCGGGAACAAAAGCTTGCGCTGGCAAAGGATTTTAGCGTTTTACCATGA
- a CDS encoding flavodoxin family protein, which yields MGKKILVLTGSPLRGGNSDLLADALIRGAQASGHTAVKFEAGIKKIGGCTACDRCWEDGHACIEKDDFHELEPLLESCDVMVFCAPVYWMGFPAQMKAAIDKLYAYGGKGGLRPLAVKESALLLCGGDPTAPEYDYVSQGYQMIIEYLGWKDKGIVWQGGANETGSIAPAALQKAESLGKSL from the coding sequence ATGGGTAAAAAGATACTGGTACTGACAGGAAGTCCCCTCCGCGGAGGCAACAGCGACTTGTTGGCGGACGCGCTGATAAGGGGCGCGCAGGCAAGCGGGCATACTGCCGTAAAATTTGAGGCGGGAATCAAAAAGATCGGCGGCTGCACCGCCTGCGACCGGTGCTGGGAAGACGGGCATGCCTGCATCGAGAAAGACGATTTCCATGAGCTGGAGCCGCTTTTGGAAAGCTGCGACGTCATGGTTTTCTGCGCGCCGGTATACTGGATGGGTTTTCCTGCGCAGATGAAGGCGGCGATCGATAAGCTGTACGCTTACGGCGGTAAGGGCGGCCTGCGTCCATTGGCTGTGAAGGAAAGCGCTTTGCTGCTGTGCGGCGGCGATCCCACTGCACCGGAATACGATTATGTGTCCCAGGGATATCAAATGATCATCGAATACCTGGGCTGGAAAGACAAAGGCATTGTCTGGCAGGGCGGCGCCAATGAAACGGGCAGCATCGCCCCCGCCGCGCTGCAAAAAGCGGAATCATTGGGCAAAAGCCTCTGA
- a CDS encoding alanine/glycine:cation symporter family protein: MTFPEILKSINDFVWGPVMLALLVGTGVFLMIRLQFRPLRNLGYALRQVFSKHSIRKADNTDSGDISPFQSLMTALAATIGTGNIVGVATAMTLGGPGALFWMWVSAVFGLATKYGESVLAVFYREKNANGEMSGGPMFSIKNGFKVKWLGTVLSIAFAVFAVIASFGIGNLTQINSIAEAVSNTFAVPTWITGIVIAVLVGIVLLGGIKSIGSVSSKIVPVMAIFYAVGCLIIIFSNLDHLPAGFGQIMQSAFAPRSILGGVAGFTFATALRFGVARGVFSNEAGLGSAPIAAAAAKTDHPCRQGYINMTGTFFDTIIVCTLTGLAIASSGVLGSLAADGSLVTGASLTILAFDSVMGPVGSGIVTIGLILFAFSTILGWSYYGEKSLEFLIPSMKAKYIYRALFAAVVFIGAITTLEIVWDFSDTANGLMAIPNLICLLVLSGVIVSQTRDFDDKFLQYEKRGRKKS; the protein is encoded by the coding sequence ATGACATTTCCAGAGATTCTTAAGAGTATCAACGATTTTGTTTGGGGGCCTGTTATGCTTGCCCTGCTGGTAGGGACGGGCGTCTTTCTGATGATCCGCCTGCAGTTTCGCCCCCTGCGGAATTTGGGGTATGCGCTCCGGCAGGTTTTTTCAAAGCACAGCATCCGCAAGGCAGACAATACGGACAGCGGCGATATCTCGCCGTTCCAGTCCCTGATGACCGCACTTGCCGCGACGATCGGCACGGGTAATATCGTAGGCGTAGCGACAGCGATGACGCTAGGCGGCCCCGGCGCCCTCTTCTGGATGTGGGTATCCGCGGTTTTTGGCCTGGCGACCAAATACGGCGAATCCGTACTTGCCGTATTTTACCGCGAAAAAAATGCCAACGGCGAAATGTCCGGCGGGCCGATGTTCTCCATCAAAAACGGCTTCAAGGTAAAATGGCTGGGCACTGTCCTTTCCATTGCCTTTGCAGTATTTGCCGTCATCGCTTCCTTTGGGATCGGAAACCTGACGCAGATCAATTCGATCGCCGAGGCTGTTTCCAATACCTTTGCAGTGCCCACGTGGATCACCGGCATCGTGATCGCCGTATTGGTGGGTATCGTGCTTTTGGGCGGCATCAAATCCATTGGAAGCGTTTCTTCCAAGATCGTTCCCGTGATGGCCATATTTTACGCGGTCGGCTGTTTGATCATTATTTTTTCCAACCTCGATCACCTGCCCGCCGGTTTTGGACAGATCATGCAAAGCGCATTTGCCCCGCGTTCCATCTTAGGCGGCGTTGCCGGCTTTACCTTCGCGACCGCCCTGCGTTTCGGCGTTGCGCGCGGTGTGTTTTCCAACGAAGCGGGACTGGGCAGCGCGCCAATTGCTGCCGCAGCCGCCAAAACCGACCATCCGTGCCGACAGGGTTACATCAACATGACAGGTACGTTTTTTGACACGATCATCGTTTGTACGCTGACCGGCCTTGCCATCGCTTCTTCCGGCGTCCTTGGGAGCCTCGCAGCAGACGGCAGCCTCGTTACAGGCGCTTCGCTCACGATCCTCGCTTTCGACAGCGTCATGGGCCCTGTGGGCAGCGGTATCGTAACCATCGGCCTCATCCTCTTTGCCTTCTCCACCATCCTCGGCTGGAGCTATTATGGGGAAAAGAGCCTTGAGTTTTTGATCCCCTCCATGAAGGCAAAATATATTTACCGCGCGCTATTTGCCGCAGTTGTCTTTATCGGCGCGATCACAACGCTCGAGATCGTTTGGGACTTTTCCGACACCGCAAACGGGCTGATGGCGATCCCTAACCTGATTTGCCTGCTCGTCTTGTCCGGCGTCATCGTTTCCCAGACCAGGGATTTTGACGATAAGTTCCTGCAGTACGAAAAACGCGGCAGAAAAAAATCCTGA
- a CDS encoding ECF transporter S component: METLAQNATLKRKITKTQYITRVAILAAVAFVLMYVELPLPIIPPWLKLDFSEIPVLLGAFALGPVAGIIIQGIKCLLFLLIRGSMSGGVGELANFLIGVAFVVIAAFIYKKKHNFKFAIIGTLIGILVAAVVAGILNYYVLIPFYANTGLMPMDAIIAACKAINPAADSLLGYVLIFAMPFTAFKLAVDAVVVFLLYKKLARFLHN; the protein is encoded by the coding sequence ATGGAAACACTTGCACAAAACGCAACACTAAAGAGGAAAATCACGAAAACGCAGTACATCACACGCGTAGCGATTTTGGCTGCGGTCGCATTCGTACTGATGTATGTAGAACTGCCGCTGCCCATCATCCCGCCGTGGCTGAAGCTGGATTTCTCGGAAATACCGGTGCTCCTGGGGGCGTTTGCCTTGGGGCCTGTTGCAGGGATCATTATCCAGGGCATCAAATGCCTGCTGTTTTTATTGATCCGCGGCAGCATGTCGGGCGGCGTGGGTGAGCTGGCAAACTTTTTGATCGGCGTGGCGTTTGTGGTCATCGCGGCATTCATTTACAAGAAAAAGCATAATTTTAAGTTTGCGATTATCGGTACCCTGATTGGTATCTTGGTGGCCGCAGTAGTAGCGGGTATCCTCAATTATTATGTACTGATTCCATTTTATGCCAATACCGGACTCATGCCCATGGATGCGATCATCGCGGCATGTAAGGCGATCAATCCGGCGGCGGATTCGCTTCTTGGCTATGTATTGATCTTTGCGATGCCGTTCACGGCCTTCAAGCTCGCGGTCGACGCAGTGGTCGTTTTCCTGCTCTACAAGAAATTGGCGCGCTTCCTGCATAATTAG
- a CDS encoding ECF transporter S component, with translation MKTLENKNKPKLTTRNITSIAVMAALSIVLVYLIRIPMFLPFLEYDPADIPIFITTFAFGPGIGFMLTVVVSVLQGVTVSASSGMIGIAMHILATGSFVLVAGNIYKRNKTRKNAVAALVAGVGAWTAMMVLWNIIMTPLFMGVPREQVLLLIVPAILPFNLIKAGINATVTFALYKSVGRLFRMPGAQAAGKKQCIHGE, from the coding sequence ATGAAAACACTGGAAAACAAAAACAAACCTAAACTCACGACACGGAATATAACGTCGATCGCTGTCATGGCGGCGCTTTCGATCGTGCTGGTGTATCTGATCCGGATACCGATGTTCCTGCCGTTCCTCGAATACGATCCGGCAGATATACCGATTTTTATTACGACCTTCGCCTTTGGCCCGGGTATCGGCTTTATGCTTACAGTGGTCGTATCGGTTTTGCAGGGAGTCACTGTGAGCGCGTCCTCGGGCATGATTGGAATTGCGATGCATATCCTCGCAACCGGCTCGTTTGTACTGGTAGCCGGTAACATCTATAAACGAAATAAAACGAGGAAAAACGCTGTTGCGGCATTGGTAGCGGGCGTAGGAGCCTGGACGGCGATGATGGTGCTTTGGAATATCATTATGACGCCGCTTTTCATGGGCGTTCCGCGGGAGCAGGTATTGCTGTTGATCGTGCCGGCGATCCTGCCCTTTAACCTGATCAAGGCGGGGATCAACGCTACGGTGACATTTGCGCTGTATAAATCGGTCGGAAGATTGTTCCGTATGCCCGGGGCGCAGGCAGCCGGGAAGAAACAGTGCATACATGGGGAATAA
- the tsaE gene encoding tRNA (adenosine(37)-N6)-threonylcarbamoyltransferase complex ATPase subunit type 1 TsaE: MQEFLSDNEQMTKDFAKKLASRLVKGSFLAVYGDLGAGKTAFVKGLAEGLHVTETVVSPTFTILRAYESGRMPLYHFDVYRIADEDELFEIGFDEYVAGDGVCVCEWADLIPGALPQKRLDIKIERMGDTRRKITLEEVDA, from the coding sequence ATGCAGGAGTTCTTAAGCGATAACGAACAAATGACAAAAGATTTTGCAAAAAAGCTGGCTTCCCGTTTGGTAAAAGGCAGCTTTCTTGCCGTTTATGGAGATTTGGGCGCGGGCAAAACAGCCTTTGTGAAGGGACTGGCGGAAGGGCTCCATGTAACGGAGACGGTCGTGAGCCCGACCTTTACCATCCTGCGCGCATATGAGAGCGGGCGCATGCCGCTGTACCACTTTGACGTGTATCGCATTGCGGACGAGGACGAGCTGTTTGAGATCGGCTTTGACGAATACGTGGCAGGTGACGGCGTGTGCGTGTGCGAATGGGCAGACCTGATCCCCGGCGCGCTGCCACAAAAGAGGCTGGATATCAAAATAGAGCGCATGGGAGACACGCGGCGCAAGATCACGCTTGAAGAGGTGGATGCATGA
- the tsaB gene encoding tRNA (adenosine(37)-N6)-threonylcarbamoyltransferase complex dimerization subunit type 1 TsaB — MNILGMDTTGTTLSVAISEDDLLLSELYIDSGKKHSQTLMVAVDNVLRAAGKDIADIDVFAVCAGPGSFTGIRIGVSACAAMAHAAGKPVAAVSTLDALMANAPQDGSIVCAVMDARREEVYTAAKRGTQTVVGECAMPLKELVTKRLPQEKIVFAGDAALRFEDKIRMYNPHSVFLPPQFIMQRASSVCAIAYGQAQNGALLAYDALCPRYLRESQAERLRKKGSGK; from the coding sequence ATGAATATACTGGGTATGGATACCACCGGGACGACATTAAGCGTCGCCATAAGCGAAGATGATTTATTGCTTTCGGAATTATATATCGACAGCGGAAAGAAACATTCGCAGACCCTGATGGTGGCGGTGGACAACGTATTGCGCGCGGCCGGGAAGGATATCGCGGATATCGACGTGTTTGCGGTGTGCGCGGGGCCGGGGTCTTTTACGGGCATCCGCATCGGCGTTTCGGCATGTGCCGCAATGGCGCATGCGGCCGGGAAGCCTGTCGCAGCGGTCAGTACGCTTGACGCGCTGATGGCAAACGCGCCGCAGGATGGGAGCATCGTGTGTGCGGTGATGGATGCGCGCAGGGAAGAAGTATATACCGCGGCTAAGCGGGGCACGCAGACGGTTGTGGGGGAATGCGCAATGCCCTTGAAGGAATTGGTAACAAAACGGCTGCCGCAGGAAAAAATCGTATTTGCAGGTGACGCGGCGCTTAGGTTTGAAGATAAGATTCGGATGTATAATCCGCACAGTGTTTTTTTGCCGCCGCAGTTCATTATGCAGCGGGCGTCGTCCGTATGCGCGATCGCCTATGGACAGGCGCAAAACGGTGCGCTTTTGGCCTATGATGCCCTTTGCCCGCGGTATTTGCGGGAAAGCCAGGCGGAAAGATTGAGGAAAAAAGGCAGTGGAAAATAA
- the rimI gene encoding ribosomal protein S18-alanine N-acetyltransferase encodes MENNGISIRRAEIGDLEQIHYCENTSFELPWSYAMLYDDIIENENTVYLVVELDGKIIGYGGMWIIFDEAHITNVCILPEYRGRGYAYALMRELIHAAKEHGADAMSLEVRVSNKAALRLYKKCGFTIHGIRKRYYSNNGEDAYVMWTERGPGLEGY; translated from the coding sequence GTGGAAAATAACGGTATATCGATACGCAGGGCAGAAATCGGGGATCTGGAGCAGATTCATTACTGTGAAAATACAAGCTTCGAGCTTCCGTGGTCGTACGCGATGCTTTACGATGATATCATCGAGAATGAAAACACAGTCTATCTTGTGGTCGAGCTTGACGGAAAAATCATCGGTTATGGCGGGATGTGGATCATCTTTGACGAGGCGCACATCACGAACGTATGTATTTTACCGGAGTACCGCGGCAGGGGATATGCTTATGCGCTGATGCGCGAGCTGATCCATGCGGCGAAGGAACACGGCGCTGATGCGATGTCTTTGGAGGTGCGCGTATCCAACAAGGCGGCTTTAAGGCTTTATAAGAAATGCGGGTTCACCATCCACGGTATCCGCAAACGGTATTACTCCAACAACGGCGAGGACGCTTACGTCATGTGGACGGAGCGCGGCCCGGGACTGGAGGGCTACTGA
- a CDS encoding alpha/beta fold hydrolase: MFETIDGLKVHYEIEGTGKDILLLHGWGACIESFAPVINALKVRRRVIALDFPGFGRSEMPQEEMTVYDYAELTAKWMREMGLAKTDIICHSFGGRVTMLLASKYPELIGKIAFVDAAGVKPKRGAKYYAKVYTYKLCKKLAKRPGMKKAAMFFGLDVDKRIKNAGSDDYKNLPDCMKKTFVNVVNEDLTPYLKDIKSPSLLIYGENDTDTPLYMAQTMEKEIADAGLVVLKDAGHFSYLDQFGRFMAVINSFFRE, translated from the coding sequence TTGTTTGAGACGATAGACGGACTCAAGGTGCATTATGAGATCGAGGGAACAGGCAAGGATATCCTGTTGCTGCACGGCTGGGGCGCATGCATCGAAAGCTTTGCGCCTGTTATCAATGCCCTAAAGGTACGCAGGCGCGTGATCGCGCTGGATTTCCCCGGCTTTGGGCGAAGCGAAATGCCGCAGGAGGAAATGACGGTCTATGACTATGCGGAGCTGACCGCGAAATGGATGCGTGAGATGGGCCTTGCGAAAACGGATATCATCTGCCATTCGTTCGGCGGGCGGGTGACGATGCTGCTGGCGTCGAAGTATCCGGAGCTTATAGGCAAGATCGCCTTTGTGGACGCGGCGGGCGTCAAGCCAAAGCGCGGCGCTAAGTATTATGCGAAGGTCTATACCTACAAGCTGTGCAAAAAGCTTGCCAAAAGGCCGGGTATGAAGAAGGCGGCGATGTTTTTCGGGCTGGATGTGGACAAACGTATCAAAAATGCGGGCAGCGACGATTATAAAAACCTGCCGGACTGCATGAAGAAAACGTTTGTCAATGTGGTGAACGAAGATTTGACGCCGTATTTAAAGGATATCAAGTCGCCGTCGCTTTTGATCTATGGCGAAAACGATACGGATACGCCGCTTTATATGGCGCAGACGATGGAAAAGGAGATCGCTGACGCGGGGCTGGTCGTATTAAAGGATGCGGGGCATTTCTCGTACCTGGACCAGTTTGGCCGGTTCATGGCGGTCATCAACAGTTTTTTCAGGGAATAA